The Echinicola rosea genome has a segment encoding these proteins:
- a CDS encoding glycoside hydrolase family 16 protein — protein sequence MRRIFSIQLGAICSAWLLTGCASGNASNNSTETPDSPYQGYELVWQDEFDIDGKPDSRFWSYEEGFVRNRELQWYQRDNANVKGGFLVIEGKREQVPNTGYEENSRDWKKNRPHSEYTSASINTAGKKTFQYGIVEVRAKLDTALGMWPAIWTLGESKGWPANGEVDIMEYYRVDGQSTILANAAWAHEQKRAAWDEAKVPFSEFLKKDPSWPEKFHIWKMEWTPETIRLSLDGELLNEIDLATTLNPDGSNPFHQPHYILLNLAIGSNGGDPAKTDFPKEYLVDYVRVYQKK from the coding sequence ATGAGAAGAATATTTTCTATCCAGCTAGGAGCAATATGTAGTGCCTGGCTTCTTACAGGGTGTGCCAGCGGAAATGCCTCGAACAATTCAACCGAAACCCCTGACTCACCTTACCAAGGGTATGAGTTGGTATGGCAAGATGAATTTGATATCGATGGAAAGCCTGACAGCAGGTTCTGGTCCTACGAGGAGGGCTTTGTCCGGAACCGGGAACTGCAATGGTACCAAAGGGACAATGCCAATGTAAAGGGAGGGTTCCTAGTGATTGAAGGGAAAAGAGAACAGGTACCCAATACTGGCTATGAAGAAAATAGCAGGGACTGGAAGAAAAACAGGCCCCATTCCGAATACACTTCCGCCAGCATCAATACGGCCGGAAAAAAGACCTTTCAATATGGAATAGTAGAGGTAAGAGCCAAGCTGGATACTGCACTGGGCATGTGGCCTGCCATATGGACCCTGGGAGAATCAAAGGGCTGGCCAGCCAATGGGGAAGTGGATATCATGGAGTATTACCGCGTCGATGGACAATCGACCATTTTGGCAAACGCCGCCTGGGCACACGAACAAAAAAGAGCGGCTTGGGATGAAGCAAAGGTGCCCTTTTCGGAATTTTTGAAAAAAGATCCCAGTTGGCCGGAAAAGTTTCACATCTGGAAAATGGAGTGGACACCTGAAACTATCCGTCTTTCCCTGGACGGGGAGTTGCTCAACGAAATAGACTTGGCCACCACATTGAACCCAGATGGCAGCAACCCCTTTCACCAGCCCCATTATATTCTGTTGAATCTGGC